In Risungbinella massiliensis, the genomic stretch GTCTCTCGCTTCCAATCTCTTGAATCCGCTCATTATAAAATTCTTCTACTTCTGTTGTCAGGAGTTCAATGATTTCTTCTGGATCTTTTTCCTCTAAATCATCTTCGTCGATTCGATCAACAGGCAACATATTGGTCTTTACATAGTCAATAATCGATTCGAGTGCATTTCCTTCCTCTTCCTCGATTTCTTCTGAATAGGAGCCAACAATCCGTTGAATATCTTCTTTTGCCATATCGAGTACTACATTCTTCAAGTCCTCGCTGGTGAGAACTTCGCGACGTTGTTTATAGATGATTTCACGTTGCTGGTTTAAAACATCATCATATTGAAGAACCCAACGACGTGCATCAAAGTTGTTACCTTCCACTTTCTTTTGCGCATTCTCTACCACACGGGTAAACATTTTTCCTTCAACACGATCATCTTCTTCCATCCCCATGCGATCCATGAGAGCTTCCATTCGCTCGGAGCCAAAGCGGCGCATAAGGTCATCGTTAAATGAAAGGAAAAACTGTGAGAGACCTGGATCCCCTTGACGGCCAGAACGACCCCGAAGCTGATTGTCAATTCGACGGCTTTCGTGACGTTCCGTTCCAATTACATGAAGACCACCTAACTCTTTTACCCCTTCACCTAGAACGATGTCCGTTCCACGACCTGCCATGTTGGTTGCGATCGTGACCGCCCCATATTGCCCTGCTTGAGCAATAATCTCCGCTTCTTTTTCATGATGTTTGGCGTTTAGGACGTGGTGAGGAATCCCCTTCTGCTTAAGCATTCGAGAAATTTTTTCCGATTTTTCAATCGAGACTGTCCCAACCAAAACGGGACGGCCAGATGCATGAGATCTCACAATCTCTTCCACTACAGCTCGGAATTTGCCGTCTTCTGTTTTGTATAGCGCATCAGAAAGGTCTTCTCGAATCATTGGATTGTTGGTAGGAATCTGAACAACATCCATATTGTAAATACGACGGAATTCTTCTTCTTCTGTTTTCGCTGTCCCGGTCATTCCAGAAAGCTTAGTATACATCCGGAAATAGTTTTGTAGTGTTACAGTCGCCAACGTCATACTTTCCCGTTGAACTTGCAAACCTTCTTTCGCTTCGATTGCTTGATGCAAACCATCACTATAACGACGTCCTTGCATGAGGCGTCCCGTAAATTCATCCACGATAACGACGCCTTCTTCGTTCACCACATAATCCTGATCGCGATGCATGATCACATGCGCTTTCAAAGCCTGTTGGATATGATGGTTCAAGCCAATATTTTTCATGTCATACAAGTTATCTACTGCTAGGGAGTTCTCCACCTTTTTGACGCCATCTTCTGTCAGAGCCACTTGCTTGGTCTTCACATCTACTGTGTAATCCGCATCTTGGCGAAGACGACGCACAACACGGTCTGCTGTGTAGTATAGGTCAGTCGCTTTGTTCGCCTGTCCACTAATAATAAGCGGAGTACGAGCCTCATCGACTAGAATACTATCTACCTCGTCAATGATCGCGAAGTTTAGAGGACGCTGCGTCAGCTGCTCTTTGTACATCACCATGTTGTCTCGCAAATAATCAAATCCAAACTCATTGTTGGTACCATACGTGACATCCGCAGCATATGCTTTTCGTTTTTCCTCTGGATCCATAGAAGCAAGGTTTAGACCGATGGAAAGGCCAAGAAATTCAAATACTTTCCCCATCGTCTCATAGTCCCGTTTTGCTAGATAATCGTTCACTGTGATGATATGGACACCTTTTCCAGATAATGCGTTCAAATAAGCCGGAAGAGTAGAAACCAAGGTTTTCCCTTCCCCAGTCTTCATCTCCGCAATGTCTCCATGATGTAGCACCATTCCCCCGATCAATTGCACACGGAAATGACGCATCCCCAATACTCGTTTAGCTGCTTCCCGAACAACTGCAAAGGCTTCTACCAAAAGATCATCTAGATCTGCTCCATCGGCAATAAGTTGTTTGAATTCCGCTGTTTTAGCTTGGAGTTCGGAATCAGATAGTTTTTCGATCGTCTGCTCCATCGCATCAATCTCATCTGCTACCTTAAATAACTTTTTCACTCGACGTTCATTTTCACTTGGAAATAACTTTTTTAGACTACTTAACATATTCGATCCTCCTGATACGTGAGAGGTTT encodes the following:
- the secA gene encoding preprotein translocase subunit SecA; the protein is MLSSLKKLFPSENERRVKKLFKVADEIDAMEQTIEKLSDSELQAKTAEFKQLIADGADLDDLLVEAFAVVREAAKRVLGMRHFRVQLIGGMVLHHGDIAEMKTGEGKTLVSTLPAYLNALSGKGVHIITVNDYLAKRDYETMGKVFEFLGLSIGLNLASMDPEEKRKAYAADVTYGTNNEFGFDYLRDNMVMYKEQLTQRPLNFAIIDEVDSILVDEARTPLIISGQANKATDLYYTADRVVRRLRQDADYTVDVKTKQVALTEDGVKKVENSLAVDNLYDMKNIGLNHHIQQALKAHVIMHRDQDYVVNEEGVVIVDEFTGRLMQGRRYSDGLHQAIEAKEGLQVQRESMTLATVTLQNYFRMYTKLSGMTGTAKTEEEEFRRIYNMDVVQIPTNNPMIREDLSDALYKTEDGKFRAVVEEIVRSHASGRPVLVGTVSIEKSEKISRMLKQKGIPHHVLNAKHHEKEAEIIAQAGQYGAVTIATNMAGRGTDIVLGEGVKELGGLHVIGTERHESRRIDNQLRGRSGRQGDPGLSQFFLSFNDDLMRRFGSERMEALMDRMGMEEDDRVEGKMFTRVVENAQKKVEGNNFDARRWVLQYDDVLNQQREIIYKQRREVLTSEDLKNVVLDMAKEDIQRIVGSYSEEIEEEEGNALESIIDYVKTNMLPVDRIDEDDLEEKDPEEIIELLTTEVEEFYNERIQEIGSERLNEFARVVILRTVDRKWMDHIDSMEQLRQGIHLRAYGQNNPLREYQFEGFEMFEALIAEIREEVVKYVMKSVIQEEETLEREEVAVNAVAISGEQTQQDRKTDAKKQPIRRTSEKIGRNDPCYCGSGKKYKNCCYKTERSASKGKPAMKDLAD